The uncultured Bacteroides sp. DNA segment TCAACGGTGGCACTGATGTTTTCACCGCAATGGCATATAAAAACTCCAATCTTAGACATTTGACTTAATCTTTTAAATTAATAGGAACAAAATGGCGATCGAGACCCAAATCTTTAGGTGTAAGGCCTATCGCAAGACCTATCGCTTGTGTTATATATAGAATAGGAATGTCAATCGATTTATTGAGATAACTATTAATTGCCGGACGACGCATGTCTAAATTGGAATGGCACATAGGGCAAGCCACTACAAGAGCTTTAGCACCCCTATCATCAGCGTCTTTTAGAATATTACCGGATAAGCGCCCCACAAGATCAGTACGTGAAACAGATAAACCGGCTCCACAACATTCTGTCTTAAATGCCCAGTTGATAGAAGTTGCTCCAATCATGGTCATCAGTTTATCCATACTTTGTGGGTCTTCTAGTTGGTCGAATTGAAGTATCTTATGAGGTCGCACCAACAAGCAACCATAATAGCATGCTACTTCATGATGAAACGGATGAACGACCTTCGCTGCAAGATTATCTTGCACATATTTCTCTATAAACTGTACCACATTAAGAATCTTCACATTCCCAAAGTATGGTATTTTGATAATATCAACAATCTTGTCAAGTAGTTTAGCGTCTTGTGCCAATTCATATTGCACAGTAGACAAACGATTGTAACAAGACGCGCAAGGTACCACTATCTCTTCAAAACCTTGTTGCTCTGCCAAAGCCAAAACACGGGCCACAAGAGAAAGGGAAAGCTCTCTATCCATAGAATGTGCAGCCGTTGCTCCACAGCAGTTCCAATCATTCAATTCTACCAGTTCAATATCGAAAGCTTTTGCCAGAGTTATAACAGATTCGTTATATTCCAAGGAAGTGCCTTTCAGAGAGCACCCCGGATAAAAACCTATTTCCATTTGTTATTCCTATTTTGTGTTATCAATAGTCTTAGAAAAGATACGTTGTATCTTCTTCCTGCTTTTTATGCTTTCAGGCAATAGATTCAATTTCCCTTTCAAGAGCATAGAGGGAACCATTTTTAAATCTTGCACAAGGCGAAAAGTTCTAATTTTAAATCCAAGAATTAAACCCACCTCATACAATCGACCCGTATACTTCACAGAATCCAAAAAGGCATTATGGAAAGCAACGACAGGACGAGCCTGTGGATTTACACAAGATTCTTCACGAGCTTTTTGACGTAAATAATCCATCAATTTAGGTATATCAACCTCATTAGGACATCTGGCAAAGCAATTTTCGCAACTTAAGCAAAGCCAAATAGCTTCGGAAGACAAGACTCGATGATAGTTCTTCTCATCGTCAGTTTGCAACAATCTCAAAATATAACTGGGAGAATAATCCATATCAGTAGCCAACGCACATCCCGCAGTGCATTTCCCACATTGATAGCAATGAGATACATTTACTCCTGTACTTTCCATTAATTTGCCGGAAAGGCGTAGTTCATTCTTCATGTATTATATCAATAAAAAAAATTATCGTGATAAACAAGACATAATGCAGCTTCTGAAGTATGTTATAAACACAACATACCACAGAGTATAAAGCAAAGAAAACGAGATTACTAAATCAAAATATGCCGCAATGTATAGATGTAATATTGGGAAGTCGATCTAATAAAAGTATTACCAGAGGAAGAGATAACATTTGTCTGAGTTAACAAAGGATCAAGCACACATGAACCCTGCGCTATAAAATGAATTTTATAAAACTTATAGAAGTCTGTTCCTATTAGGAAGGTCGGTTGATAAAATATTGCCCTACATACATCCCAAACTCCAGAAGTATCCGATTTTTCATAGATAGGATTGCAAGAAAAGTCTTCAATAGATAAATCTAAAGCAACGGAAACATGAGAATGATGACTATCCATGCCTAAATTAACAGCCATATCATCAGTGTTTTCGTTTTCATTCTGACGGCTTTGTTGCAATGCATTTTGTATATTAGCAAAGACTAATACAAAGAAAGCAAAAGACAATATGTATTTTATGTACAGGCTCATATTCAGCACAAAAATACTAATGATTATTTGAATTATCCCATATTTAAAGAAGTCTTTTATGATTATTCCGCAATAGATATCATAAAAAAGATGCTAAAAATCAAATTAGACATGCTGCATTGAAGTATCCAAAAAAAAACGTACACTTAACATCACGCTAAATGTACGTCATATAATATAAACTAAAAAATACTTATTATGAGAACGGGGCAAAAATAAATTGTTTAGACACACGTTAAAAATACATATCCCCTATTCTCATAACAGACTAGGTTTGCGCTATCACAGCGAAAAAATAATATCTTTATTAATGATTAATTGAAAATGATACAATACACGTTAGGCTAAGGCAGAACTCCGGAAAGAAGTATGCCACAGTCATAACAAAGAAGAAAATAAATTTCTAAACCAAGATATGACGCAATGTATAGATGTAATATCGGAGTGTAGGCTTAGTAGAAATGCTGATGGAATGACAAACCCTATTCATTTGAAGGGCCTGCAAAGAACCAATCATGCACATAGCCTGAGTTAAAAAAATACTTTTAGGTGATTGAAAGAAGCCGGATTCTACGACAGAGGTATTCTGTGGAAGAACACCGCGAAACATTTTCCAATATCCGGATGCAAACTCTGTGTCAAATGAGTGCTGAGTAGAATCATCAGTCGACAGATCAAGCGCAACAGAAATATGAGAGACATGACTATCAACACCGTTACTCACAAGCATCTCAGAATCATGATTTGTCTGAGGAGAAGCTTGTAGCAAGGTGCTCTTTATATTAGCAAACACTAATAGAAAGAAAACAAACGTCAATATCGATTTTATACCTTGACTCATATTGGCCACAAAAATACAATGATTCTTTGAATACTGACATATACAAAGAACTTTTTATTTTTATTTCACTTTAGAGAACACCAGGCATACCTTATGGACTCTACAATGATGTAGGTTTATTAAAGATAGATACAATCCACAATAACAAGATAGCTCCGACTGTAGCAGAAAGAAGACTTCCTAAAATCCCCAGAGTAACAATGCCCAATAGACCGAAAACCCAACCGCCCAACAAACCTCCGACGATGCCAACGATTAAATTCACGATAAGACCAAATCCACTCCCTCTCATAATCTTACCGGCAATAAATCCGGCAAGAATACCAATTACAATAAACCAAATGAAACTCATAAATTTATTTTTAAAAATGATGTAACTTACATAATATAAAACAAATTTACTTTGAAATAGTTTTGAGATTCAACGATGAGCTACAAACAAAGCAGGTGAATCGGCATTAACACTCAATTCACCTGCTCTCAACAACCCCCAAAAAAGATTCTCTCTACTCTATATCGAACCAAAGTTTCGTTGTTAATAAGTCCGTTCCCTGACGGGCCACGGCAGCCTGATAGCTTATTCCGTTCAGTG contains these protein-coding regions:
- a CDS encoding CoB--CoM heterodisulfide reductase iron-sulfur subunit B family protein, with the protein product MEIGFYPGCSLKGTSLEYNESVITLAKAFDIELVELNDWNCCGATAAHSMDRELSLSLVARVLALAEQQGFEEIVVPCASCYNRLSTVQYELAQDAKLLDKIVDIIKIPYFGNVKILNVVQFIEKYVQDNLAAKVVHPFHHEVACYYGCLLVRPHKILQFDQLEDPQSMDKLMTMIGATSINWAFKTECCGAGLSVSRTDLVGRLSGNILKDADDRGAKALVVACPMCHSNLDMRRPAINSYLNKSIDIPILYITQAIGLAIGLTPKDLGLDRHFVPINLKD
- a CDS encoding 4Fe-4S dicluster domain-containing protein → MKNELRLSGKLMESTGVNVSHCYQCGKCTAGCALATDMDYSPSYILRLLQTDDEKNYHRVLSSEAIWLCLSCENCFARCPNEVDIPKLMDYLRQKAREESCVNPQARPVVAFHNAFLDSVKYTGRLYEVGLILGFKIRTFRLVQDLKMVPSMLLKGKLNLLPESIKSRKKIQRIFSKTIDNTK
- a CDS encoding GlsB/YeaQ/YmgE family stress response membrane protein gives rise to the protein MSFIWFIVIGILAGFIAGKIMRGSGFGLIVNLIVGIVGGLLGGWVFGLLGIVTLGILGSLLSATVGAILLLWIVSIFNKPTSL